A stretch of the Polynucleobacter tropicus genome encodes the following:
- a CDS encoding chorismate--pyruvate lyase family protein has protein sequence MPHRNRLRSAWNRVDSGEIHRAPLRWQPWLSDTGSLTQKIEKAIGQKLTVKVLRDRPQSLHQDEYLYFQNRIKRCRVREVLLCVNETPLVIARSIIPTLSSSGSNHSILRLGTRPLGAVLFSKTRMQSRARPQRDIARIDKSASLWKGFNKAGITLPSSLWARRTLYRLKGHPILVNEVFLPALLQYSAI, from the coding sequence ATGCCCCACCGCAATCGTCTCCGTTCTGCATGGAATCGAGTCGATTCCGGTGAAATTCATCGGGCGCCACTTCGGTGGCAACCATGGTTAAGTGACACTGGGTCACTTACACAAAAGATTGAGAAAGCGATTGGCCAAAAGCTAACCGTCAAGGTTTTACGAGATCGCCCTCAATCTTTGCATCAAGATGAATACCTCTATTTTCAGAACAGAATTAAACGCTGCCGAGTGAGAGAGGTATTACTCTGCGTTAATGAAACACCACTTGTCATCGCGCGCAGCATTATTCCCACACTGAGCTCAAGCGGTAGCAATCATTCGATCTTGCGCTTAGGAACAAGACCTCTAGGCGCAGTTTTATTTAGCAAAACTCGGATGCAGTCGAGGGCTAGGCCTCAGCGTGATATTGCTCGTATTGATAAAAGTGCTTCACTGTGGAAAGGCTTTAACAAGGCAGGCATTACATTGCCTTCATCTCTTTGGGCGAGACGTACCCTATACCGCCTAAAGGGTCACCCCATCCTAGTTAACGAAGTTTTTCTACCTGCCCTACTCCAATACTCCGCAATTTAA
- the pdxH gene encoding pyridoxamine 5'-phosphate oxidase: MNSIAQLRKNYTLGQLSETEVPHQPLPLFQLWFDQAIKAECPEPNSMTLATADQAGNPSARIVLLKGADENGFTFFTNYESQKGKELAIRPQAALLFHWHELERQVRIKGIVEKVDATESDQYFQSRPPASRIGAWASPQSSAIPNREFLEAAEQRFKSEFGENPPRPEHWGGYRLRPTEIEFWQGRPSRLHDRIHYQLKGDRWEISRLAP, from the coding sequence ATGAACTCCATTGCCCAACTTCGCAAAAACTATACCCTTGGTCAGCTTTCGGAAACCGAAGTTCCCCATCAGCCATTACCCCTATTTCAGCTATGGTTTGATCAAGCAATCAAAGCAGAGTGCCCCGAACCCAATTCAATGACTCTAGCCACTGCCGATCAAGCTGGAAATCCATCAGCCCGTATTGTCTTACTAAAAGGCGCCGACGAAAATGGCTTTACTTTTTTTACCAACTACGAGAGCCAAAAAGGGAAGGAACTAGCCATTCGCCCACAGGCGGCGCTTCTATTTCATTGGCATGAACTTGAGCGTCAAGTGCGCATTAAAGGTATTGTTGAAAAAGTTGATGCCACTGAAAGCGACCAATACTTTCAATCCCGCCCACCCGCATCTCGAATTGGTGCCTGGGCTTCACCTCAAAGCTCCGCCATCCCAAATCGTGAGTTCCTTGAAGCGGCAGAGCAGAGATTTAAGTCGGAGTTTGGAGAAAACCCACCACGCCCAGAGCACTGGGGCGGATATCGCCTGCGTCCTACAGAAATCGAATTCTGGCAAGGTCGCCCTTCCCGCCTGCATGATCGCATCCATTACCAACTCAAGGGTGACCGCTGGGAAATCAGCCGACTGGCCCCTTAA
- the msrA gene encoding peptide-methionine (S)-S-oxide reductase MsrA, with protein sequence MIEIIDKNLSKLERATLGGGCFWCLEAVYQQIQGVKTVVSGYAGGAVPNPSYEAVCDGNTGHAEIVDIEFDPQVISYRDLLEIFFVIHDPTTLNYQGNDHGTQYRSAIFTHGDEQLKIAHEVVRELEASKIYRDPVVTQIEAAPIIYPAEDYHQNYFQQYPNQGYCAFVVAPKLEKFRAKFKSLIAQQYQ encoded by the coding sequence ATGATTGAAATCATCGATAAAAACCTGTCTAAACTTGAGCGGGCAACCCTAGGCGGCGGTTGCTTTTGGTGTCTTGAGGCTGTTTACCAGCAGATTCAAGGGGTAAAAACGGTCGTATCTGGCTATGCTGGAGGTGCGGTACCGAATCCCTCATATGAGGCGGTGTGTGATGGCAATACTGGCCATGCGGAAATTGTTGATATCGAGTTTGATCCTCAAGTCATTAGCTATCGAGACCTCTTAGAGATTTTTTTTGTGATTCATGACCCAACGACCTTGAACTATCAGGGTAATGATCATGGTACGCAATACCGTTCAGCGATTTTTACCCATGGTGATGAGCAACTCAAAATCGCTCATGAGGTAGTGCGCGAGCTAGAGGCATCGAAGATTTATCGTGATCCAGTCGTCACACAAATTGAAGCTGCGCCAATCATCTATCCAGCGGAAGACTATCACCAGAATTATTTTCAGCAATATCCGAACCAAGGGTATTGCGCATTTGTGGTTGCGCCCAAGCTTGAAAAATTCAGGGCTAAATTTAAATCCTTGATTGCCCAGCAATATCAGTAA
- the argH gene encoding argininosuccinate lyase — MSSSKNSLANKAQAWSARFAEPVDELVQRYTASIGFDQRFALVDIAGSLAHAQMLATQKIISAQDLADIERGMAQIKSEIEAGEFNWQLALEDVHLNIEARLTELVGDAGKRLHTGRSRNDQVATDLRLWLRGSVDEIAASLKTLRTALLDLAEKHAETIMPGHTHLQVAQPITFGHHLMAYFEMFSRDASRLADLRARFNRLPLGAAALAGTTYPIDREQVAKTLGFDGICNNSLDAVSDRDFAIEFCAFASILMMHVSRLSEELILWLSPRFGFIDLPDRFCTGSSIMPQKKNPDVPELARGKTGRVYGDLISLLTLMKGQPLAYNKDNQEDKEPLFDAVDTVQDTLRIFADMVPHIEVKAAVMKAAAEEGFATATDLADYLVKKGLAFRDAHEAVAHAVKACVGRNCMLTDLSLSELRFACGLDSRPELIGDDVFKLLTVEGSVQSRQHAGGTASAQVLAAIKRGRADL, encoded by the coding sequence ATGAGCTCATCTAAAAATTCCTTAGCCAATAAAGCCCAAGCCTGGTCGGCCCGTTTTGCCGAACCAGTTGACGAACTTGTTCAGCGTTATACAGCCTCTATTGGCTTTGATCAACGTTTTGCGCTTGTCGATATTGCAGGATCTTTAGCTCATGCCCAGATGTTAGCTACTCAAAAAATCATCAGCGCCCAAGACCTTGCTGATATTGAGCGCGGTATGGCTCAAATTAAGAGCGAAATCGAAGCCGGTGAATTTAATTGGCAGCTCGCCCTCGAGGATGTCCACCTCAATATTGAAGCCCGCCTTACCGAATTGGTTGGCGATGCTGGCAAACGTTTACATACTGGTCGCTCACGTAATGATCAAGTAGCAACTGATTTGCGCCTATGGTTAAGAGGCAGCGTAGATGAGATCGCTGCAAGCTTGAAAACACTACGCACAGCATTATTGGATTTAGCCGAAAAGCATGCTGAAACAATCATGCCCGGTCATACTCATTTACAAGTTGCTCAACCGATTACTTTTGGCCATCACTTGATGGCTTACTTTGAAATGTTTAGCCGTGACGCAAGTCGTCTTGCTGATCTGCGTGCGCGCTTTAATCGTTTGCCTCTAGGCGCTGCTGCGCTTGCTGGTACTACCTACCCTATCGATCGCGAGCAAGTAGCCAAGACGCTTGGCTTTGACGGCATTTGCAACAATTCTTTAGATGCTGTGTCCGATCGTGATTTTGCAATTGAATTCTGTGCCTTTGCATCCATTTTGATGATGCACGTTTCACGTCTTTCTGAAGAACTTATCCTCTGGCTAAGCCCTCGCTTTGGCTTTATTGATTTACCGGATCGCTTCTGCACTGGCAGCTCAATCATGCCCCAGAAAAAGAATCCCGACGTTCCTGAATTAGCGCGCGGCAAAACTGGACGTGTTTATGGCGATCTGATTTCTTTGTTGACGCTTATGAAGGGTCAACCTCTTGCGTATAACAAAGATAATCAAGAAGACAAAGAGCCTTTGTTTGATGCCGTTGATACCGTGCAAGATACTTTGCGCATCTTCGCGGACATGGTGCCGCACATTGAAGTGAAGGCAGCCGTCATGAAAGCAGCTGCGGAAGAAGGTTTTGCTACAGCAACCGACTTAGCCGACTATCTCGTGAAAAAAGGTCTTGCCTTCCGTGATGCTCATGAAGCTGTGGCCCATGCGGTAAAAGCCTGTGTTGGCAGAAACTGCATGTTGACCGACTTAAGCCTTTCAGAATTGCGCTTTGCTTGTGGGTTAGATAGCCGTCCTGAACTCATTGGTGATGATGTATTTAAGTTACTTACAGTAGAAGGTTCCGTGCAATCTCGCCAACATGCTGGTGGCACAGCCTCCGCCCAAGTTCTGGCCGCCATCAAACGAGGTCGGGCAGACCTGTAA
- a CDS encoding uroporphyrinogen-III synthase, with translation MSTKTIVITRPSGQARQQVELLRKAIDQSSVGSTVNIISLPLLTIVPKDNEQLADHIASALKDSDLAIFVSPNAIESVMRLLERNWQDFSKNVIPVGVMGGSSRLALSNHGIGLEDTPTPVLMPQESGQWDSEGLWQELQKLGWDWTAKKIVIFKGDGGREWLADTLKKAGAIVEAISTYSRIPLDLDNPAWQSIREVDFSTSLWILTSSEAVRYLGSVAKDQFSQSLNLAVAICPHYNITDAAEAIGFGEVFTTEPGDEAMIKTTLAWLSI, from the coding sequence ATGAGCACTAAAACTATCGTGATAACTCGACCAAGTGGTCAGGCGCGACAGCAAGTGGAATTGCTGCGCAAGGCTATCGACCAAAGCAGTGTCGGCTCGACAGTGAATATCATTTCATTACCCCTGTTGACGATTGTACCAAAAGATAATGAGCAACTGGCTGACCATATTGCTAGCGCCTTAAAGGATTCGGACTTAGCTATATTTGTAAGTCCAAATGCAATTGAAAGCGTCATGCGTTTACTTGAGCGTAACTGGCAGGATTTTTCTAAGAACGTCATCCCTGTTGGGGTGATGGGTGGTAGCAGTCGTTTGGCATTAAGCAATCATGGGATCGGCCTAGAGGACACCCCGACTCCAGTGCTTATGCCGCAAGAGAGCGGGCAGTGGGACTCTGAAGGTTTGTGGCAAGAGTTGCAAAAACTGGGTTGGGATTGGACAGCTAAAAAAATTGTTATTTTTAAAGGTGATGGCGGTCGAGAGTGGCTTGCCGATACACTGAAAAAAGCTGGGGCAATAGTAGAAGCGATTTCTACTTATTCTCGTATTCCGTTAGATCTTGATAACCCCGCTTGGCAATCTATTCGAGAGGTAGATTTTTCAACATCGCTGTGGATATTGACTTCTTCAGAAGCGGTTCGATATCTAGGAAGTGTGGCAAAAGATCAGTTTTCACAAAGTCTGAACCTTGCGGTTGCGATCTGTCCGCATTACAACATTACCGATGCAGCGGAAGCAATTGGTTTTGGTGAAGTCTTCACGACCGAGCCAGGTGATGAAGCCATGATCAAAACCACATTAGCTTGGCTCTCGATCTAA
- the leuE gene encoding leucine efflux protein LeuE: MEWSAVNLLSPVNAGIADFSSYLLGTLLIILLPGPNSLYVLTISTQKGWRHGAWGAIGIFIGDSILMIAIALGAASMLLSSPVLFQTVRIAGALYLGWMGFGLLQSGRQRWNLSSKANAYEIQARLMQLHPLIAALSLSLTNPKAIFFFIAFFSQFIRPDFAYPAYTFMYLAVVLQIMSMAYLTGLIFAGQYFSGYFQGHQRLAAGLWLLTGALFISFAIRLMLV; this comes from the coding sequence ATGGAATGGAGCGCAGTTAACCTTTTATCGCCAGTAAATGCCGGAATAGCAGATTTCTCAAGCTATTTGCTCGGAACCCTACTGATTATTTTGTTGCCGGGTCCAAACTCACTTTATGTGTTGACGATCTCCACGCAAAAGGGATGGCGGCATGGTGCTTGGGGTGCTATCGGGATTTTTATTGGCGACTCTATTTTGATGATCGCTATTGCTTTGGGTGCAGCTTCTATGCTGTTGTCATCCCCAGTGCTTTTTCAGACAGTACGAATTGCTGGTGCCTTGTACTTGGGGTGGATGGGATTTGGCTTATTGCAAAGTGGGCGGCAACGCTGGAACTTATCTTCTAAAGCAAATGCTTATGAAATTCAAGCGCGCTTGATGCAATTGCATCCCTTGATTGCGGCTCTTTCGCTCTCATTAACTAATCCAAAGGCAATCTTTTTCTTTATTGCCTTCTTCTCGCAATTTATTCGCCCAGACTTTGCTTATCCTGCATATACCTTTATGTATCTCGCAGTTGTTTTGCAAATAATGAGCATGGCCTACCTAACAGGACTGATCTTTGCAGGCCAATATTTCTCAGGGTATTTTCAAGGCCATCAGCGTCTAGCAGCAGGTCTATGGTTGCTTACCGGAGCTCTTTTTATCAGCTTTGCGATACGTCTGATGTTGGTCTAA
- a CDS encoding DEAD/DEAH box helicase, translating into MTFSKENKQTGTEFQNFALAAPLLKNISELGFTQATPVQAQVIPAALAGGDLLVSSQTGSGKTAAFLLPIIHQLIEDNPKNSPVPGRAQPKVLVLCPTRELAQQVAADAVNFVRGMKGIRIATIMGGMPYGKQIQALKGALLVVATPGRLLDLCDSKAIRLDDVQQLVIDEADRMLDMGFAEDLEAIDQRCAGRKQTLMFSATFAPKIMSLANELTTDAKRIELAHAGEKHANIEQKLHWADSMSHKHKLLEHILADASLDQAVVFASTQVESEKIADTLRSNGYEATALHGAMPQAVRMRRLESLRKGHTKILVATDVAARGIDVPRISHVINFGLPMKPEDYTHRIGRTGRAGRNGVAITLVEHRDRAKIRNIERFTQQDIVASVIAGLEPQAKPSFGGGNRSGGGGRPGNRSGGGFGGNRSGGGGGGRYGSGARSESRFGGNKEGGNRFGDSRPSRSADSRPSRSADSRPSRPAGPRFAKPKSGSQRRNFSGS; encoded by the coding sequence ATGACTTTTTCTAAAGAAAACAAACAGACTGGAACTGAATTCCAGAATTTTGCCTTGGCAGCACCACTACTCAAAAATATTTCTGAGTTGGGCTTTACTCAGGCAACTCCCGTTCAGGCTCAGGTTATTCCTGCAGCTTTAGCAGGTGGTGACTTATTGGTTAGCAGTCAAACTGGTAGCGGTAAAACCGCAGCCTTTTTGTTGCCGATCATTCATCAACTGATTGAAGACAATCCTAAAAACTCACCTGTACCAGGTCGCGCGCAACCAAAGGTTCTCGTGCTCTGCCCTACTCGTGAGTTAGCTCAACAGGTTGCTGCCGATGCGGTGAATTTCGTGCGTGGCATGAAAGGCATTCGTATTGCCACGATTATGGGTGGGATGCCTTATGGCAAACAAATCCAAGCTCTTAAAGGCGCTTTGTTGGTAGTTGCCACCCCAGGACGCCTATTAGATCTATGCGATAGCAAAGCCATTCGCTTGGATGATGTACAGCAACTGGTGATTGACGAAGCAGATCGCATGTTAGATATGGGTTTTGCTGAAGACTTAGAAGCCATTGATCAACGTTGTGCAGGTCGCAAGCAAACCTTAATGTTCTCTGCAACCTTTGCGCCAAAGATTATGTCTTTAGCAAATGAGTTGACCACTGATGCGAAGCGTATCGAACTGGCTCATGCTGGTGAAAAACACGCCAACATTGAGCAGAAGTTACACTGGGCCGACAGCATGTCACACAAACACAAGCTTCTTGAGCACATCTTGGCTGATGCCTCTTTGGATCAAGCGGTGGTGTTTGCAAGTACACAAGTTGAAAGCGAAAAGATTGCGGATACCCTGCGCTCTAATGGCTATGAAGCAACAGCACTACATGGCGCAATGCCCCAAGCAGTTCGTATGCGTCGTCTAGAGTCCTTGCGTAAAGGTCACACCAAGATTTTGGTAGCAACAGACGTTGCTGCTCGAGGGATTGATGTGCCACGCATTAGCCACGTGATTAACTTTGGCTTGCCAATGAAACCAGAAGACTACACACACCGCATTGGTCGTACTGGTCGTGCTGGTCGCAATGGCGTAGCAATTACCTTGGTTGAGCACCGCGATCGCGCGAAGATTCGCAACATCGAACGCTTCACTCAGCAAGATATTGTTGCCTCTGTAATCGCAGGACTTGAGCCACAAGCTAAACCGAGCTTTGGTGGTGGCAATCGTTCCGGTGGTGGCGGTCGTCCTGGTAACCGCTCAGGCGGTGGCTTTGGTGGCAATCGCTCAGGCGGTGGTGGCGGTGGTCGTTATGGCTCTGGAGCGCGTTCTGAATCTCGTTTTGGCGGCAATAAAGAGGGTGGAAATCGCTTTGGCGACTCACGTCCTAGCCGCTCTGCGGATTCTCGCCCTTCACGCTCCGCAGACTCTCGCCCAAGTCGTCCGGCCGGTCCTCGCTTTGCGAAACCAAAGTCAGGCAGCCAACGTCGCAACTTTAGCGGCAGCTAA
- the hemC gene encoding hydroxymethylbilane synthase: protein MSDFLNSSSSVAAQLAPKRLVIASRESRLAMWQAEHVRDCLKKLYPACDVQILGMTTRGDQILDRALSKVGGKGLFVKELETALEDGRADLAVHSLKDVPMVMPEGFDLACVMAREDARDAFVSNDYASLEELPKGAIVGTSSLRRESVLRAKFPHLEIVPLRGNLDTRMSKLDRGEYQAIILAAAGLKRLGLESRIRNCLPFDPYTPAAGQGALGIETLSKHPNIKQWLAPLNDLATLYAVSAERMVSRQLGGSCEVPLAAYAQWKDQQMDIRSFVASTDGKSFCLATGNAKVNSVAEAEALGLTVAQDLIAQGAENLIPKIAK, encoded by the coding sequence ATGTCTGATTTTCTAAATTCTTCATCTTCTGTAGCTGCTCAGTTAGCCCCTAAGCGCCTAGTAATTGCCTCCCGTGAGAGCCGATTGGCCATGTGGCAGGCTGAACACGTGCGCGATTGCCTAAAAAAGCTCTATCCAGCATGCGACGTGCAGATTTTGGGCATGACAACCCGTGGCGACCAAATTCTGGATCGAGCCCTTTCCAAAGTGGGGGGCAAAGGCCTTTTTGTTAAAGAGCTAGAAACTGCGCTAGAAGATGGTCGAGCTGACCTAGCTGTTCACTCTCTCAAGGATGTCCCCATGGTCATGCCCGAGGGATTTGATCTGGCTTGCGTGATGGCAAGAGAGGATGCCAGAGATGCTTTTGTCTCAAATGACTACGCTAGCTTAGAAGAGCTCCCAAAAGGTGCCATTGTCGGTACCTCGAGTTTGCGCCGTGAGTCTGTATTGCGAGCAAAATTTCCCCATCTAGAAATTGTTCCTTTGCGCGGCAACTTAGATACTCGCATGAGTAAGTTGGATCGCGGTGAGTATCAAGCCATTATTTTGGCAGCAGCTGGTTTAAAGCGATTGGGTTTAGAAAGTCGTATTCGCAATTGCTTGCCATTTGATCCTTACACTCCTGCAGCAGGACAGGGCGCATTGGGTATCGAAACACTGAGTAAGCATCCAAATATCAAACAGTGGTTAGCGCCATTAAATGATCTTGCAACTCTATATGCGGTATCAGCAGAGCGTATGGTTTCCCGTCAATTGGGTGGATCTTGTGAGGTGCCTTTAGCTGCCTATGCGCAATGGAAAGATCAGCAGATGGATATTCGTTCCTTTGTAGCTAGCACGGATGGCAAATCATTCTGCTTGGCTACTGGTAATGCAAAAGTCAATTCAGTCGCAGAAGCCGAGGCTCTGGGTTTAACGGTGGCCCAAGATCTGATTGCGCAGGGTGCTGAAAATTTGATTCCTAAGATTGCAAAGTAA
- a CDS encoding TRAP transporter small permease subunit produces the protein MGFWNIISKGIDSINHLLGNAASIMILLSCIVSAANALLRYGLDISNNWPLELQWYLFSAAVMLGASYTLKRNEHVRVDLIYSHLSDRGRIWVDLFGLTCFLMPACLLFTWLSWTSLFYPSWLIAEGSLNSGGLARYPIKFIVPFGFFMLSLQGLSEIIKRIGALKGEYTLSAEDLHYEKPMQ, from the coding sequence ATGGGGTTTTGGAACATAATCTCCAAGGGAATTGATTCGATCAATCATTTGCTTGGCAACGCAGCCAGCATCATGATTTTGCTCTCTTGTATTGTTTCCGCTGCCAATGCCTTACTACGTTATGGCTTAGATATCAGCAATAACTGGCCCCTTGAATTGCAGTGGTATTTATTTAGCGCCGCTGTCATGCTTGGCGCTTCCTACACACTCAAGCGCAATGAGCATGTCCGAGTTGATCTAATCTACTCACACCTCTCTGATCGTGGCCGCATTTGGGTAGATCTATTTGGTTTAACTTGCTTCTTAATGCCCGCTTGCTTACTCTTTACTTGGCTCTCATGGACAAGTTTGTTTTATCCATCCTGGCTCATCGCCGAGGGCTCACTGAATTCTGGGGGTCTTGCGCGCTATCCCATTAAGTTCATCGTACCGTTTGGATTTTTCATGTTGAGCCTACAAGGCTTATCTGAAATCATCAAACGCATTGGCGCCCTCAAAGGTGAATACACCTTGTCCGCCGAAGATCTTCATTACGAAAAGCCCATGCAATGA
- a CDS encoding TRAP transporter large permease translates to MISLEWMPPLMFGGLVIFMLIGFPVAFSLMAAGLFFSVIAMSEGFFGIAFLQAIPQRIFGSVLANDLLLAIPFFTFMGAILERCGLAEEMLDSMGQLFGRVRGGLGYSVIIVGFILGAITGTVAAQVIAMAMISLPVMMRYGYNMRYSTGVLAASGTITQLVPPSLVLIVLADQLKTQSGSADVGSMYLGAWGPSILQIALFALYTFFLSRIRPDYLPPVPESDLTLKGWALWKKCLMGIIPSAVLIFLVLGTIMTGIATPTESGAMGAMGGLLLAWLRRASIPNLSGLIKQSYQNTMRITAMVVFILIGSTCFSVVFQGVDGGRWVEELFSNLPGGWIGFLIVVNLFVFFLAFFLDFFEIAFIVVPMLAPVAVKLLSPVLLESMNGNPQAAASAALVWFGVMLCVNMQTSFMHPPFGFALFYLRGVAPKEVKSSDIYWGALPWVALQLVMVVLVMAFPAMVTTFLDKPAAVVQSQDFNFTGTDENKPEQANKVDEDAPVTFQLDKPGK, encoded by the coding sequence ATGATTTCATTGGAGTGGATGCCCCCTCTCATGTTTGGCGGCCTGGTCATCTTTATGTTGATCGGCTTCCCAGTAGCATTCTCATTGATGGCCGCGGGTTTATTCTTTTCTGTGATCGCCATGAGCGAAGGCTTTTTTGGCATCGCGTTTTTACAAGCTATTCCACAACGTATCTTTGGCAGCGTACTCGCCAATGATTTACTCTTAGCCATACCCTTCTTCACCTTTATGGGTGCCATTTTGGAGCGCTGTGGCCTCGCAGAAGAAATGCTGGACTCGATGGGTCAGCTCTTTGGTCGCGTGCGTGGTGGCCTTGGCTACTCCGTCATTATTGTGGGCTTTATTCTTGGGGCAATCACTGGAACTGTAGCCGCCCAAGTGATTGCTATGGCAATGATTTCTCTTCCGGTGATGATGCGCTATGGCTACAACATGCGCTACTCTACGGGCGTTCTAGCGGCATCCGGCACGATTACTCAATTAGTACCTCCGTCACTGGTACTGATTGTGCTGGCAGATCAACTTAAAACCCAAAGCGGCAGTGCGGATGTAGGCAGCATGTATCTAGGCGCATGGGGTCCATCTATTTTGCAAATTGCTTTATTTGCGCTCTACACCTTCTTCCTCTCACGTATTCGCCCTGACTATTTGCCACCAGTCCCCGAAAGCGATCTCACCCTCAAAGGCTGGGCGCTCTGGAAAAAATGTCTCATGGGCATCATCCCGTCTGCGGTTCTAATCTTCTTAGTTCTGGGCACCATTATGACCGGCATTGCCACTCCAACGGAGTCGGGTGCAATGGGTGCTATGGGTGGGCTATTGCTTGCTTGGCTGCGTCGGGCCAGCATTCCAAACCTTTCAGGGCTGATTAAGCAGTCATATCAGAACACCATGCGTATTACCGCAATGGTGGTCTTTATATTGATTGGCTCAACCTGCTTCTCAGTCGTCTTTCAAGGGGTTGATGGTGGTCGTTGGGTAGAAGAGCTATTTTCCAACTTGCCTGGTGGCTGGATTGGCTTTCTGATTGTCGTGAACCTGTTTGTCTTCTTCTTAGCATTCTTCTTAGACTTCTTTGAGATTGCCTTCATTGTGGTGCCGATGTTGGCACCAGTAGCGGTTAAATTGCTTTCACCTGTATTGCTTGAGTCCATGAACGGCAATCCTCAAGCTGCCGCAAGCGCTGCCCTAGTTTGGTTTGGCGTGATGCTTTGCGTCAATATGCAAACTTCATTTATGCACCCACCTTTTGGCTTTGCCTTGTTCTATTTACGTGGTGTAGCGCCTAAAGAAGTAAAGAGTAGCGATATCTATTGGGGCGCCCTTCCCTGGGTAGCTCTGCAATTAGTGATGGTTGTCCTTGTGATGGCATTCCCAGCCATGGTCACTACCTTCTTAGACAAACCTGCAGCAGTAGTACAAAGCCAGGATTTCAATTTCACTGGAACCGATGAAAACAAGCCGGAGCAAGCCAACAAGGTTGATGAAGATGCTCCGGTCACATTTCAGCTGGATAAACCAGGTAAATAA
- a CDS encoding coniferyl aldehyde dehydrogenase, translating into MNRFTIQLDEIKAAYEAEPHPSIEVRLERIGRIEKMIKTNEEKLCKVLTADFGVRHQAETYLAEFQMVYQACKFVRKHLKDWMKPVQMETPSYLDSSEAWIESQSIGVVGIISPWNYPIQLALLPTISAFAAGNRVWLKPSERSSRTSGFLASLIQEYFHPTEFCVSTGGEDVAEQFAALPFAHLFFTGSEAIGKKVMRAASENLTPVTLELGGKTPAIVDASANIKDAAEAIIYGKLLNGGQTCIAPDYVLVEASHQETLIKELQIAAQAQFSNPEELTGPIDDKQAKNWQHLLSDAIDRGAKPISLLQNSGAGARRFEPVLLINTPAEARVLHEEIFGPILPIVAIQDTDAAISFINKKPNPLALYWFGKNKKQLNQVLQRTRSGGVTVNDVFLHAAIETLPFGGVGSSGMGRYHGKAGFDTFSHQKSILDVRGLWGTSLFKGTKPARPTYGKKTARLLRRLK; encoded by the coding sequence ATGAATCGCTTCACCATTCAGCTTGATGAAATCAAAGCAGCCTATGAGGCCGAACCCCACCCCAGCATCGAGGTACGACTCGAGCGTATTGGGCGTATTGAAAAGATGATCAAGACCAATGAAGAAAAGTTATGCAAAGTGCTAACTGCCGATTTTGGTGTGCGCCATCAAGCTGAGACTTACCTTGCTGAATTTCAGATGGTGTATCAAGCCTGCAAATTTGTTCGCAAGCATCTCAAAGACTGGATGAAGCCGGTTCAAATGGAAACGCCCTCCTATTTAGATTCATCAGAAGCATGGATTGAAAGCCAATCGATTGGTGTAGTTGGCATCATCAGCCCCTGGAATTACCCTATACAACTCGCACTTCTACCAACCATCTCCGCATTTGCCGCAGGTAATCGTGTTTGGCTCAAACCTTCAGAGCGCAGCTCTCGTACATCAGGATTCTTGGCGAGTCTTATCCAAGAATACTTTCACCCAACTGAATTTTGCGTCAGCACTGGTGGCGAAGATGTAGCCGAACAATTTGCCGCCCTACCATTTGCACACCTTTTCTTTACCGGCTCAGAGGCGATTGGGAAAAAGGTAATGCGAGCCGCCTCTGAGAACCTTACGCCCGTGACCCTAGAGCTCGGCGGCAAGACTCCCGCAATTGTTGATGCCTCTGCCAACATTAAAGATGCGGCTGAAGCAATTATTTATGGCAAATTACTCAATGGTGGTCAAACATGCATTGCTCCAGACTACGTATTAGTAGAAGCCAGTCATCAAGAGACTTTGATTAAAGAGCTACAGATTGCAGCACAAGCGCAATTTAGCAATCCTGAAGAGTTAACTGGCCCAATCGACGATAAGCAAGCAAAGAATTGGCAACATTTATTGAGTGATGCAATTGATCGTGGCGCCAAACCTATTTCACTGCTCCAGAATTCTGGAGCAGGTGCACGTCGCTTCGAGCCCGTGCTTCTCATAAATACTCCAGCAGAAGCGCGCGTATTACATGAAGAAATCTTTGGCCCAATCCTACCGATTGTTGCAATCCAAGATACAGATGCCGCAATCTCTTTCATAAATAAAAAACCTAATCCACTAGCGCTCTATTGGTTTGGCAAAAACAAAAAGCAGTTGAACCAGGTATTGCAAAGGACTCGCTCTGGTGGCGTAACAGTGAACGACGTTTTCTTGCACGCCGCTATAGAGACATTGCCATTCGGCGGAGTAGGTAGCAGCGGCATGGGACGCTATCATGGTAAAGCTGGGTTTGATACCTTTAGCCACCAAAAATCTATCCTCGATGTTCGCGGCCTTTGGGGAACCAGTCTTTTCAAGGGAACGAAACCAGCTCGCCCAACCTATGGAAAAAAGACAGCTCGACTACTACGACGCTTAAAGTAA